The following is a genomic window from Phaseolus vulgaris cultivar G19833 chromosome 6, P. vulgaris v2.0, whole genome shotgun sequence.
CCACGTACGATTGAGTTGGCTTCGAGATATATATGAGGAATGTTGCGCTCAAGAGGCTTGGGAGTGTGCTGCCAGGGCTTACTTGTTGCATCTGCTTGGATGCACTATTTTTGCAGATAAAAGTGCCACCTCTGTATCTATATCGTACTTATTGTTATTCAACAATCTACATATGTGTCATGGATATGCATGGGGAGCAGCAACACTTACATATCTATATGAGCAGTTGGGGGATGCATCTTATTTTAACACAAAGCAGTTGGCCAGTTATGCGACACTGATTCAGGTATGAAACCATACAAATAATTAACAATCACATGTTACATTCCATAatgttttgtattaaatattttataattaatatgattgaATTACGTAGGCATGGATTTATGAGCACTTCTCGGGCATGGGAAGAAGGGATATTAATCCCTCATATGACGATGTACACCCGCGGGCAGCACGGTATATTGTTGCCCATCAGATTTGCGCAGTTGGTGATGTGCGGGCGCAGTTGGATGGGGTCACACACGATGACATCATCTGGACTCCGTATGAGGACCATAGATTGAGCAGACCATTTGAGACCATCTATTTATTCTCAGGTCACTTGCGATTGGGCAGCTTATCACATAAACATATGCCCGAGCGTGTTTTGCGCCAATTTGGGTACGAGCAGAGCATTCCATCATCACCGATGGCGGCTGAGGCTCCTAGTGCACATGTCATTGATCAAAGGTGGTTGCAGTTTGATCACCACGTGGTGACAGGTTTGAGAGTTGCTTCTAGTCCATCTGCATGTGTTCCTGAGTACATGTCTTGGTTTAGGACGGTATCACACCCATACATTCGCAGAGGTGAACTTGGAGATCGACCCAGTGTTGTACCACGTCGTCGCCTTCGTAGTCCAAATGTTGAGCATGCAGGTCATCCACTAGTAAGGACCTCTTGATATCTTCTACTCGTTGATGACCACCTAACAATGTTGCGTATTCTTCACGCCACTGAGATATTTCTTTGAATAAATCCATTCTGATGAGTGGCCATGACTCTTCACCCATCCCCAACAATGAGGCAATAGCACGAAACCCACAATGTCCATCAGCTTTAACATCTATTATATCCAAAATATAAGGGTGACATTTCGGATGAAATTAATCAAGCATGGGAATTGCATTGGTGTTGGTCATCACCTTAACCTTTCCCTTACAAGTCTTCAAAGATGATGAACTATCATTTACAAAATGGATGCGATCTACATGCTCAAAATATGAAGGGGTGCGTTTTGTAGACCTCTGAAATTTATTTCCTTGACTCTTTTGAGATCCTTTTGTCTTAACTACATTAAGTGGTGCGCATAATGTTGTCATGTCCGGATAGGCAATTTCACGCAACTTGTTTTTGATTGTCACTTTGCCACAAATATCAACCTCGTTGAACCGGGATAGAATCACATCCCATTCATGTTGAATTGACAACCGAGATGATGAATCACATTCAGATAAACCTGAAAAACTCAGTCTCGTCCACATAACATGAACTTCATTAAGAGGAATCACACCCATAGCATACCTGGCTAACTGACAAGCACATGGTAATCCGTGAGTCTGTCTGAGTACACATCCACATCGTTCACTATCAAACCCCACATCATTGACCCGATCAAACTCTTCAGCAATGAGAATTAAAGCATGTTTAGATATAGAGCCAACCAACATTTTATACAATTGCACATTGAATGTGTGTCCTATCACATGTAGACTCATTTGAAATGATGCCTTAATCTCGTTATGTTGAAGTATAATAACATGTTTGATAGCATCCCAACACGAGCACAGGTCTCCCATGCTATTTTGTAATATTCGTTTCAAAGACCAATGAGCTGATTCAACCCTGTATagtataaaacataataaaacaaTTACACATTATACACGTTCTAAACAAAGTAAAAGTATTCATATACCTGTTTGATGTTGTATTTCCCAAATGCATTAACAAATTTGTCCAACACTTGACAAACTTTTCTTTGTGCGGAATAATCCAAGTGTTCTTCACATATTCAAAAAGTAATGGCCACGGTGAacaaatagtttcaaaattttTCACAAACTCATCAAATTTACCAATCTCTGTACAGTCAATGATAGTCTTCCATGAATCCATCACAACTTCCCAAGCCTCGACAGAATCTACCAACATTTTACACTTTGATTTAACATTCTTATTGATGTGAAACCGACAAAGAAGATTTCTTGTTTTAGGAAACACAATATTGATGGTATTCATCAAAGCAAGATCTCTATCACAAACAATGACTTCAGGCCCCACATGCGATGTCAAAAGTGACCCTCTAAATTTTTGTAATGCCCATATgaagttcttttctttctcgctAGATAAGAATGCAAAACCAGCAGAAAAGGACAAACTTGTACAAGTTACACCAACAATCTCAAGCAAAGGCAGTcgatatttgtttgttttgtaagtTGTATCCATTAAGAATACAATGTTAAATGCATTCAAGAGTTTCACAGCATCAGGATGAGtccaaaaaatatcactaaCAATATTTGAAGACTCATGACACGTACTCCAGTGAAGATAGTTGTCACGGTCTAACAACATCATTAACTGTTGTAATTCAGTTCTTGGTCCTCTAACTGATCTCTTGTACGAGTATCTTGCATTGTATATTTGCTTTATTGTTGTCATATTATCCTCATTATTCTCCTTCAAAGTACGTAGAATGTTACCTGGCTTAACCATGCTTTTAGTCATATCAACAAGCATTGAATGTTCATTCGTTTTTAATCTGCCTGCATATGGATGACCAACTAAGGTATCATACAAATCATGATTATGAGTACCACATATTACCTTAAGTACCCAACCTTGACCCTTTCCAACAGGTTTACCTCGCAATTTAAAGGGACATTCACATTTTCGAGTACCAGTTACACTAACCTCCAAACCATCTTTATACTTTTTGTAACTACCCCCCTTTCACAGCCTAACAAGACATATGTCTTTCTCCCTTGCTTACCATTTGCTATGTCAGACCTAATAATGACAATAACAAAACCAAGTCCATAACCAACCCTACGGACCCATTCAAGTAAGTCTTCTCGCGAAGGAAACACCTACACAAAGTTATTCTAACAATATTACAAAATCACTTCTTCAAATTATAATGCAATAAAcataaatgaaatgaaattttattcacCTCATCTGTTGTAAAATGGATACCATAGTCCCCTTCAAACAATCCATGTTGATGCACACaattcattaattcttccaTACTTACACCTTCattcataaaacataaattttaattttattataatttgcaTAAATTCCCATATGCAAAACAAAAATAGTAATTGACAACGTGACTTCCGGATTGtataatccataagtcaaattttaacaacataaTGAATtccagattacgtaatccatAAGTCATTTCAGGTGACTTCCGGATTgtgtaatccataagtcaaaattTTCACAGCAAAATGACTACCGGATTGTATAATTCGTAAGTCATGTTTGAGTACCGGACTACGTAAGTCATGTTCTAAAATCACTTCCAGATTGTGTAATCCATAGTTCATTTGGTACCGGATTACACAATCCGGAAATATGAATTTGGCAGGTTCTGGATCCGGTATGCACAAAAGTTATCTAATCCAGAACGCTTTACTTAAGCACCGGATTATGTGATCCGTGGATCCACCGGATTAACTAATgcgaaaatatttatttaaggcAGAAGAATGAGAATGAGAATGTACCTCACCGGTGCCAATGCCAACACCACCTACCATCGCTGCTACCTACCACCGTGCACCACCTACCACCGCTGCTACCTATCACTGTGCACCACCTCAACCACCTTCTCAAGCACCACCTCCAACACCACTTCAAGCACCACCTCCAGATGCACCCCACCACACGAAGTAACTTCCTTtctcatttttatctttttactgaaggataattttggtatttttaaattttatggaGGTGCCCGAAGAAatcatggaggtgcaggaagaagctgtCTAAATTGGGTTTTCAGCTTTTTTATTGGGTTGAGTCATGGATCGGAGAGGCCCAAAGATCCTCTGATCCGATCCATGAATTGCTGGATTGCTCTGATCTAGACAGATTCCGATCCACTCTATGATCCgacttttttttcttcccaAAAGATTGTGATCTTTACGACACTGGTGCAATGTGAGTTGTTGGTAGTTTAGTATATAATTATTTGGTtctctcttttattattttgaaccGCAAGTAAATTGTAATGTTTTGACCAATTTTGTTTAAAGCTGCATTGTTCTGATTTGAATTCCGGAGGCATTGTTCACAAGAACTCAATTCTTAACCCTAGTCTCTCTTGCATTCATTGCAAAATAATGAAAACGAGAATTTTCATTCCAGGGATAACTATGTGAgttcttaatttaaattttgtggACTTGTCATTTCATTTCtaagattttattttacaatttttacttCAATGTATGTATTATAAAATTTCTActctaattaatattttatttagttgtttgtagaaatatatattttcaagatataaaaagtaatttttatttttatctcatcaacaaaatatatttttaaaagtaaaataaataaaagaatagttTTAACTTACatataacatataaatatattaaaaagttgaGTTTCTTATTATGACTCAAGATCGTTACACTTTTTTTCCACCTAACAAGGATAGACCTATAGTTGAAATAATGATTTATTAATGAATGAATTTCTATTCCTCCACCTAACAAATCTTGAAAGTATTTTCTTACAAGTTTTTATTTCACTTTAAATAAGTTTCGGCATGCCATTTAAAAGTGTTTTATTATGTCATACCGGGACTAAATAACTCATGGTATATTTTTCCAAAAATTGCTTAAAATATAGATCTTACAAGTAATCTATGgctatgtaatttttatttgtgCTTCAGTATTTGATAacttgaaatttgaatttaattcttataattaaatattaatttaatgtagataaatgttttttttcttctaaacatgataaacattattttaacatggatacaaaattaaaaataaaacccATACAATTATTTAGTGagtacaaaatattaaatattaaaaataaatatattatataataataacaaatatataatgaaaaattatttaaaacaattataaaaataatttatgttactCTTATGTATAAatcattttcaaatatatttcgTCAAGTCGTTTTCAAAGTGTTAGTGTAACAGTTTGTTATAGATATTTGTTCTCTTATATAAGTATATTGTACTAAAATTAAGATGATGATTATTAGATACATTGATAGTTGAGACGtgttattttcattattatcaTATTCACTATGAATGCATATAACTCTGTTCAACTAATGGTCTAGGTTTATCAATTATCTCCACAAAATTCAACAAGTTTTTCACTCTCTTAATGCATATAATCAGTGAAACTTAACGTTGTAAAATATGTACCCTCCATTTGGAATAGTAACTTAGGGTCTTAATTGTTAAGCCTATAGATATAAGCAAATTGTATATAACCACAAACTCCAATTCATTACCTAATTAATGTTAAAAGAATATTATGGATAAATAATTCATACCACCACGTATTTATTGagtaaatatttcattttatacatatttaattCTTTTGGATCACATTTATTGAATTGTGTTCGAAGTTTCAcatcaattataaataaatataaacttttattactagatcatttatat
Proteins encoded in this region:
- the LOC137831913 gene encoding protein MAIN-LIKE 1-like → MAKTRGGGSQDHDRRRPTTSVRRRDRGGVEERIDDDVHIDNDNEQELQNDDQVEHGEGFPGGPSDMSLLVNFADHVVVKLWEGEDRGELKLVSHGRKLRKFGMPHANIELLVQNSGLFSLCNISYEVGDKGLISAFVERWHRETNSFHLPVGEMTITLDDVSSLLHLPILGQFPTYVPLEYNGAATILAELLGVDETRGKAEMRQCRGVHVRLSWLRDIYEECCAQEAWECAARAYLLHLLGCTIFADKSATSVSISYLLLFNNLHMCHGYAWGAATLTYLYEQLGDASYFNTKQLASYATLIQAWIYEHFSGMGRRDINPSYDDVHPRAARYIVAHQICAVGDVRAQLDGVTHDDIIWTPYEDHRLSRPFETIYLFSGHLRLGSLSHKHMPERVLRQFGYEQSIPSSPMAAEAPSAHVIDQRWLQFDHHVVTGLRVASSPSACVPEYMSWFRTVSHPYIRRGELGDRPSVVPRRRLRSPNVEHAGHPLVRTS
- the LOC137833523 gene encoding uncharacterized protein, with product MVGGVGIGTGEVFPSREDLLEWVRRVGYGLGFVIVIIRSDIANGRLKTNEHSMLVDMTKSMVKPGNILRTLKENNEDNMTTIKQIYNARYSYKRSVRGPRTELQQLMMLLDRDNYLHWSTCHESSNIVSDIFWTHPDAVKLLNAFNIVFLMDTTYKTNKYRLPLLEIVGVTCTSLSFSAGFAFLSSEKEKNFIWALQKFRGSLLTSHVGPEVIVCDRDLALMNTINIVFPKTRNLLCRFHINKNVKSKCKMLVDSVEAWEVVMDSWKTIIDCTEIGKFDEFVKNFETICSPWPLLFEYVKNTWIIPHKEKFVKCWTNLLMHLGNTTSNRVESAHWSLKRILQNSMGDLCSCWDAIKHVIILQHNEIKASFQMSLHVIGHTFNVQLYKMLVGSISKHALILIAEEFDRVNDVGFDSERCGCVLRQTHGLPCACQLARYAMGVIPLNEVHVMWTRLSFSGLSECDSSSRLSIQHEWDVILSRFNEVDICGKVTIKNKLREIAYPDMTTLCAPLNVVKTKGSQKSQGNKFQRSTKRTPSYFEHVDRIHFVNDSSSSLKTCKGKVKVMTNTNAIPMLD